AACAGCTCGTCATAGCGGGCGATCCGGAAGGCCCCGCGCTCTTCGGTTTCCCGCGTCACCATCCGGCGGATGGAAACTACATTGGCGAGATACTGTTCGACCTCGCGGATGGAAGTACGAAAGGAATCGAGCGTCGTGTCGGCATATCTCGCCGATCGGCTCGCGGTATCCGAATAGACATAGCGCGTCAGCCCGGACCGCCGCGGTTCTGGCGGCTGCCAGGTGAGGATCAGCGCGTGCCGGCTCTCGAAATGCCCGCTCTCCCTCTCGAAATGGTACCGGCGCTCGCTATCGATCGCACGCGTGACCGGATCCGGGAAATGGCAAGCGTCGCCGGCCGGATAGTCGATCGTTGGAACCCGCAAGGCTTCGACCTGGATGATCCAGCCCGAACCCAGCCGGGCCAGGATCATGTTGATCTGCCGGCTGACCTCATTTCGTTCTGCGTCCGTCGAGCTTTCGCTGTCCGGGCCGGCAAAATACCAGCCGGCCATCAGTGAGCCGTCCTTCAGCAGGATCACGCCATTATCGACGAGACCGGCATAGGGAACCAGATCGGCGAATGACGGGCCGGAGTGTCGGAAGAGTTTTAGTGCGACCATGCTTGCCCCCTTAGAACTTGCGCCACGGCGTCGAGGTGGGCCGGTAGAGGGATCGGTAGGACACGTGTCGCAGATAGACGCGGCGCATCAGCGGGTCTGCCTTCGCCATCATGCGAAGTGCGGCGACCGCGATCAGCCAGATGGCGACACCGAACAGCGCTGCGTACCAGGTCAGCACCACGAAGATCAGGATCACGGCGGCAAGGCCGGTGAGCAGCACCAGCTCGCGGTCGGCGCCCATCAGCAGGTTCGGGCGCGACAGCGCCCGATGGACCCGCGAACGGGAAAGATTTGAGCCGGGCTCAGCCATGAGCCCCCTCCCCTTCCGGTCGAAGTGTTGCTGACTGTTCGGCGATCCCAGATCTGGTTCGGGCCTCTATCTCGCCGATCGAAGCGCCGGTCGCACCGAAGAGTGCGACGATCTGGGTCGCGCCGAGCAACACGCCGCCAACGAGGGCGACGTAGCAAAGCCGCCTTGCGAAGTCATTCAACTCGCCCCCGAAAATCAGCATACCACCAGCGATGGCGACCGCCGCGAGCGCGATGAAGCCGGCAACCGGCCCGGTGATGGACTGCTGGATCTGCTGCAGCGGAGATTCCCAGGGCAGACTACCGCCTGAAGAGGCGAAGGCCGGATCCGCCAGAATGACGCTGGAGATGGCGGCGAATGCCGCAAGCGCAACGGTAATCCTGGTCTTATGCGACATGGCTATCCTCATCGATCTGGGCGTAGTGTTCGGTCCGGTAGCGGGAGTTGGCGAAACCCTCGACATGGATGACCTCCCGGACCCGCCTCCCCTTCCCCGTTCGTTCTATGGAGACGATCAGATCGACCGCCTCACCGATCACCTCCTGCATGGGCTGCTGGCTCGCTTCCGCGGTCAGTTGCTCGAGCCGGCGAAGAGCCGACATTGCTGTGTTCGAATGAATGGTCGTTACACCGCCCGGATGGCCGGTGTTCCAACTCTTGAGCAGCGTCAGCGCCGCGCCGTCGCGGACCTCTCCGACGATGATGCGATCAGGCCGCAAGCGCATCGTGCTCTTGAGAAGCCGGGCCATGTCGATCGTGTCGCTTGTGTGGAGCGCGACCGCGTTCTCAGCGGCGCACTGGATCTCGGCGGTGTCCTCCAGGATGACGATCCGGTCGTCCGGCGCATTGGCGACGATTTCGGCAATGACTGCATTGGCAAGCGTCGTCTTGCCGGAGCCCGTGCCACCGGAAATCACGATGTTCATGCGAGACGAGATCGCG
Above is a window of Allorhizobium ampelinum S4 DNA encoding:
- the trbC gene encoding conjugal transfer pilin TrbC yields the protein MSHKTRITVALAAFAAISSVILADPAFASSGGSLPWESPLQQIQQSITGPVAGFIALAAVAIAGGMLIFGGELNDFARRLCYVALVGGVLLGATQIVALFGATGASIGEIEARTRSGIAEQSATLRPEGEGAHG
- a CDS encoding conjugal transfer protein TrbD: MAEPGSNLSRSRVHRALSRPNLLMGADRELVLLTGLAAVILIFVVLTWYAALFGVAIWLIAVAALRMMAKADPLMRRVYLRHVSYRSLYRPTSTPWRKF
- the trbB gene encoding P-type conjugative transfer ATPase TrbB; protein product: MTQLRSHSRLVRKLQDALGDQLCVALDDATVVEIMLNPDGKLFIERLGHGVAPAGALSAAAAEVIIGSVAHALQSEADDERPIISGELPIGGHRFEGLLPPVVSGPSFTIRRRASRLIPLDDYVKHKIMTEAQASVLRSAISSRMNIVISGGTGSGKTTLANAVIAEIVANAPDDRIVILEDTAEIQCAAENAVALHTSDTIDMARLLKSTMRLRPDRIIVGEVRDGAALTLLKSWNTGHPGGVTTIHSNTAMSALRRLEQLTAEASQQPMQEVIGEAVDLIVSIERTGKGRRVREVIHVEGFANSRYRTEHYAQIDEDSHVA